A single Klebsiella variicola DNA region contains:
- a CDS encoding MbtH family protein produces MQFSNPFDNPQGQFYILRNDQQQYSLWPAHCDLPAGWAVVCPPQSAEACNAWLAANWSTLTPAHHAS; encoded by the coding sequence ATGCAATTCAGTAACCCCTTCGACAATCCGCAAGGGCAGTTTTACATTCTGCGCAATGATCAGCAGCAGTACAGCCTGTGGCCGGCGCACTGCGACCTGCCTGCCGGCTGGGCGGTGGTGTGCCCCCCGCAGTCGGCCGAGGCCTGCAACGCCTGGCTGGCGGCCAACTGGTCAACCCTGACCCCCGCCCATCATGCGTCATAA
- the entS gene encoding enterobactin transporter EntS — MNRQSWLLNLSLLKTHPAFRAVFIARFISILSLGLLGVAIPVQIQMMTHSTWQVGLSVTLTGASMFVGLMVGGVLADRYERKRLILLARGTCGVGFVGLCLNALLPEPSLAAIYLLGIWDGFFASLGVTALLAATPALVGRENLMQAGAITMLTVRLGSVISPMIGGLLLATGGVAWNFGLAAAGTFITTLTLLRLPQLPPPPQPREHPLRSLLAGLTFLCQSPLIGGIALLGGLLTMASAVRVLYPALAGSWQMSAGQIGLLYAAIPLGAALGALTSGQLAQTVRPGALMLATTVGSFVAIALFSLMPHWALGALCLALFGWLSAISSLLQYTLIQTQTPENMLGRINGLWTAQNVTGDAIGAALLGGLGAVMTPAASASASGWALALVGVLLVGLLRELRRFQRPEIVNES; from the coding sequence ATGAACCGACAATCCTGGCTGCTCAATCTCAGCCTGCTGAAAACTCACCCGGCGTTTCGCGCCGTTTTTATCGCTCGCTTTATCTCTATTCTGTCGCTTGGCCTGCTGGGCGTGGCCATTCCGGTCCAGATCCAGATGATGACCCATTCGACCTGGCAGGTCGGGCTGTCGGTGACGCTGACCGGCGCGTCGATGTTTGTTGGCTTGATGGTGGGGGGCGTGCTGGCTGACCGCTATGAACGTAAACGCCTGATCCTGCTGGCGCGCGGCACCTGCGGCGTGGGCTTTGTCGGTCTGTGTCTGAACGCCCTGCTGCCGGAGCCGTCGCTGGCGGCGATCTACCTGCTGGGGATCTGGGACGGGTTCTTCGCCTCGTTGGGGGTGACCGCGCTGCTGGCGGCGACCCCGGCGCTGGTGGGGCGGGAAAACCTGATGCAGGCCGGGGCCATCACTATGTTGACGGTGCGCCTTGGCTCGGTGATTTCGCCGATGATCGGTGGCCTGCTGCTGGCCACCGGCGGCGTGGCCTGGAACTTCGGCCTGGCGGCGGCGGGGACCTTTATCACCACCTTAACCCTGCTGCGTCTGCCGCAGCTGCCGCCGCCTCCGCAGCCGCGCGAGCATCCGCTGCGATCTCTGCTGGCGGGGCTGACCTTCCTCTGTCAGAGCCCGCTTATCGGCGGGATTGCGCTGCTTGGCGGTCTGCTGACCATGGCCAGCGCGGTGCGGGTGCTCTATCCGGCGCTGGCCGGGAGCTGGCAGATGTCGGCCGGACAGATTGGCCTGCTGTATGCCGCTATTCCGCTCGGTGCGGCGCTGGGGGCGTTGACCAGCGGCCAACTGGCCCAGACGGTGCGGCCGGGTGCGCTGATGCTGGCGACCACGGTGGGATCGTTTGTCGCCATTGCGCTGTTCAGCCTGATGCCGCACTGGGCGTTGGGCGCGCTGTGCCTGGCGCTGTTTGGCTGGCTGAGCGCTATTAGCTCGCTGCTGCAGTACACCCTGATCCAGACCCAGACGCCGGAAAATATGCTCGGGCGGATTAATGGTCTGTGGACCGCGCAAAACGTCACCGGCGACGCCATCGGCGCGGCGCTGCTCGGCGGATTAGGGGCGGTGATGACCCCGGCGGCATCCGCCAGCGCCAGCGGCTGGGCGCTGGCCCTCGTCGGCGTGCTGTTGGTGGGGCTGCTACGCGAGCTGCGCCGTTTCCAGCGCCCGGAAATCGTCAACGAAAGTTAA
- the fepD gene encoding Fe(3+)-siderophore ABC transporter permease, with amino-acid sequence MSFSTTAVRSVAVPGLLLLLALAAALSLTIGAKSLPIGTVFTAFSGTCQSADCTIVLDARLPRTLAGLLAGVALGLAGALMQTLTRNPLADPGLLGVNSGASFAIVLGAALFGITSPQEQLLLAFCGALCASLLVAFTGSQGGGQLSPVRLTLAGVALAAVLEGLSNGIALLNPDVYDQLRFWQAGSLDIRTLQTLKIVLLPVVMAGIAALLLSRALNSLSLGNDTATALGSRVARTQLIGLIVITVLCGSATAVVGPIAFIGLMMPHMARWLVGADHRWSLPVTLLATPALLLFADVIGRLLVPGELRVSVVSAFLGAPVLIWLVRRQPRGGGL; translated from the coding sequence ATGTCGTTTTCTACGACCGCGGTACGCTCTGTCGCCGTGCCCGGATTGTTGCTGTTACTCGCCTTAGCCGCCGCGCTTAGCCTGACCATCGGCGCCAAATCGTTGCCGATCGGCACGGTATTCACCGCCTTCAGCGGAACCTGTCAAAGCGCCGACTGCACCATCGTGCTGGACGCGCGCCTGCCGCGTACCCTGGCCGGTCTGCTGGCCGGCGTCGCCCTCGGTCTCGCCGGCGCGCTGATGCAAACGCTCACCCGCAACCCGCTGGCCGACCCCGGCCTGCTGGGGGTCAACTCCGGCGCCAGCTTCGCCATCGTCCTCGGCGCGGCGCTGTTCGGGATCACCTCCCCGCAGGAGCAACTGCTGCTGGCGTTTTGCGGCGCGCTCTGCGCCTCGCTGCTGGTGGCCTTTACCGGCAGTCAGGGCGGCGGCCAGCTGAGCCCGGTGCGCCTCACCCTCGCCGGGGTCGCCCTTGCGGCGGTGCTGGAGGGGCTGTCCAACGGCATCGCCCTGCTCAACCCGGACGTCTACGATCAGCTGCGCTTCTGGCAGGCCGGTTCGCTGGATATCCGCACCCTGCAGACGCTGAAAATTGTCCTGCTGCCGGTGGTGATGGCGGGGATCGCCGCCCTGCTGCTGAGCCGGGCGCTTAACAGCCTGAGCCTCGGCAACGATACCGCCACCGCCCTCGGCAGCCGCGTCGCCCGCACCCAGCTGATCGGCCTGATCGTCATCACCGTCCTGTGCGGCAGCGCCACCGCCGTCGTCGGCCCCATCGCCTTTATCGGCCTGATGATGCCGCATATGGCGCGCTGGCTGGTGGGGGCCGATCATCGCTGGTCGCTGCCGGTCACCCTGCTCGCCACCCCGGCCCTGCTGCTGTTTGCCGACGTGATTGGCCGCCTGCTGGTGCCCGGCGAACTGCGGGTATCGGTGGTGAGCGCCTTTCTCGGCGCGCCGGTGCTGATCTGGCTGGTGCGCCGCCAGCCGCGGGGAGGTGGCCTGTGA
- the fepB gene encoding Fe2+-enterobactin ABC transporter substrate-binding protein, which translates to MNFFSFCRRGALTGMLLLLGITSAQAADWPRQVTDNYGTHTLPSQPLRIVSTSVTLTGSLLAIDAPVVASGATTPNNRVADSQGFLRQWSEVAKARKLARLYIGEPSAEAVAAQMPDLILVSATGGDSALPLYDQLKTIAPTLVINYDDKSWQTLLTQLGQITGHEQQASARIADFNKQLVSLKEKMKLPPQPVTALVYTAAAHSANIWTPASAQGQMLEQLGFSLATLPGGLPASHSQGKRHDIVQLGGENLAAGLNGQSLFLFAGDQKDADAIYANPLLAHLPAVAGKRVYPLGTETFRLDYYSALLVLQRLSSLFG; encoded by the coding sequence GTGAACTTCTTTTCTTTCTGCCGCCGCGGTGCGCTGACCGGCATGCTGTTGCTTTTAGGAATTACCTCAGCCCAGGCGGCGGACTGGCCGCGCCAGGTCACCGACAACTACGGGACACACACCCTGCCAAGCCAGCCGCTGCGCATTGTCTCCACCAGCGTGACCCTCACCGGCTCGCTGTTGGCGATTGACGCCCCGGTGGTCGCCAGCGGCGCCACCACGCCGAACAACCGCGTCGCCGATAGTCAGGGCTTTCTGCGCCAGTGGAGCGAGGTCGCCAAAGCCCGCAAGCTGGCGCGGCTGTACATCGGCGAACCAAGCGCGGAAGCGGTGGCCGCCCAGATGCCGGATCTGATCCTGGTGAGCGCCACCGGCGGCGACTCTGCCCTGCCGCTGTACGATCAGCTCAAAACGATCGCTCCGACGCTGGTCATCAACTATGACGATAAAAGCTGGCAAACCTTGCTCACCCAACTGGGGCAGATCACCGGCCATGAGCAGCAGGCCAGCGCGCGCATAGCCGACTTCAATAAACAGCTCGTTTCGTTAAAAGAAAAAATGAAACTGCCGCCGCAGCCGGTGACCGCCCTGGTCTATACCGCCGCCGCGCACAGCGCCAATATCTGGACGCCGGCATCGGCCCAGGGGCAGATGCTCGAACAGCTGGGCTTTAGCCTGGCGACGCTGCCGGGCGGCCTGCCCGCCAGCCATAGCCAGGGTAAACGCCACGATATCGTGCAGCTGGGCGGGGAGAACCTCGCGGCCGGTCTGAACGGCCAGAGCCTGTTCCTGTTCGCCGGCGACCAGAAAGATGCGGATGCCATCTACGCCAACCCGCTGCTGGCGCATCTCCCGGCGGTCGCAGGCAAACGCGTCTACCCGCTGGGCACCGAGACCTTCCGTCTTGACTACTACAGCGCCCTGCTGGTGCTCCAGCGTCTCTCCAGCCTGTTCGGCTAA
- the fes gene encoding enterochelin esterase, giving the protein MLRTGSEEWWQTLQGPQCRAVDGVIEVTFWWRDPAGDETHSPRRRVWLYITGVTDHHQNARPQSLTRLPGTDAWSWRTTLSPTWRGSYCFIPSDRDDDFSPEVFSADAPDRALLREGWRKLLPRAIADPLNPHSWQGGRGHGVSALEMPQAPAQPGWDQFNEAHPPARCLEWRSARLGNHRRVWIYTTGEAVDPQTRPLAILLDGQFWAESMPVWSPLAALTNEGSLPPAVYLLIDAIDNQRRGVELPCHRDFWLAVQEELLPLIRGHAPFSDRPERTVVAGQSFGGLAAMFAALNWPQRFGCVLSQSGSYWWPHRDGCGTGFIGEQLRQGEVSAAGLRIWLEAGQREPIIFRANQALLAQLTTTQQTIFWRQVDGGHDALCWRGGLTAGLIQLWQPLLSHP; this is encoded by the coding sequence ATGTTAAGGACAGGAAGCGAGGAGTGGTGGCAAACCCTGCAGGGGCCGCAGTGCCGCGCAGTGGATGGCGTCATCGAGGTGACGTTCTGGTGGCGGGATCCGGCGGGGGATGAAACGCACTCTCCGCGCCGTCGGGTATGGCTCTATATCACCGGCGTGACCGACCACCATCAGAATGCGCGGCCGCAATCGCTGACGCGTCTGCCCGGGACCGACGCCTGGTCCTGGCGAACCACCCTGTCGCCGACCTGGCGCGGTAGCTACTGTTTTATTCCCTCCGACCGTGACGATGATTTTTCCCCTGAGGTGTTCAGCGCTGACGCGCCCGACCGCGCGCTGCTGCGCGAAGGCTGGCGCAAACTGCTGCCGCGGGCGATAGCCGATCCGCTAAACCCGCACAGCTGGCAGGGCGGACGCGGCCATGGCGTGTCGGCCCTGGAGATGCCGCAGGCGCCCGCGCAGCCCGGCTGGGACCAGTTTAATGAGGCGCATCCTCCCGCCCGATGCCTTGAGTGGCGCAGCGCGCGTCTGGGCAACCATCGCCGGGTCTGGATCTACACCACCGGCGAGGCCGTCGACCCGCAAACGCGGCCCCTGGCGATCCTGCTCGACGGCCAGTTCTGGGCCGAGAGCATGCCGGTGTGGTCGCCGCTGGCCGCGCTGACCAACGAGGGGAGTCTGCCGCCGGCGGTCTACCTGCTGATCGATGCGATCGACAACCAGCGCCGCGGGGTTGAGCTGCCCTGTCACCGCGATTTCTGGCTGGCGGTGCAGGAGGAGCTCCTGCCGCTGATCCGCGGCCATGCCCCGTTCAGCGACCGCCCGGAGCGGACAGTGGTGGCCGGGCAAAGCTTCGGCGGCCTGGCGGCGATGTTCGCCGCCCTCAACTGGCCGCAGCGCTTTGGCTGCGTACTCAGCCAGTCAGGCTCCTACTGGTGGCCGCATCGCGATGGCTGCGGGACGGGCTTTATCGGCGAACAGCTTCGCCAGGGTGAGGTGTCCGCGGCCGGGCTGCGCATCTGGCTGGAAGCGGGCCAGCGTGAACCGATTATTTTTCGCGCCAACCAGGCGCTGTTGGCGCAACTCACTACGACACAGCAGACGATTTTCTGGCGTCAGGTTGACGGCGGGCATGATGCGCTTTGCTGGCGCGGCGGGCTGACGGCAGGGCTTATCCAGCTCTGGCAGCCTCTGCTGTCGCACCCTTAG
- the entF gene encoding enterobactin non-ribosomal peptide synthetase EntF — protein MTTRLPLVAAQPGIWMAERLSTLPGAWSVAHYVELRGALDPALLGKAIVAGLQQADTLSLRFEEEEGEVWQWVAADRTFGEPSIIDLRTAPDPHRAATERMQADLAQDLRVDGGNPLVCHQLLRVGDDRWYWYQRYHHLLVDGFSFPAITRQIAAIYRAWQRGEATPESPFTPFAEVVDEYQRYAGSEAWQRDKAFWQAQRQALPAPASLSAAPLGGRAAGSDIWRMKLEMNADAFRRLAGHAPQCQPADLALALTTLWLGRLCNRMDYAAGFIFMRRMGSAALTSTGPVLNVLPLAVHIDAQETLADLAMRLAAQLKKMRRHQRYDAEQIVRDSGKAAGDEPLFGPVLNVKVFDYQLDIDGVQALTHTLATGPVNDLELALFPDETGGLSLEILANKARYDEAELRRHVARLTALLAQFAADPALRCGEAEMLSADELARLAAVNDTAVPLPATTLSALVADQARKTPDAPALADAHWQFSYREMRQQVVALAQLLRQRGVKPGDSVAVALPRSVFLTLALHGIVEAGAAWLPLDTGYPDDRLRMMLEDARPSLLITSADQLARFSDIPGLESLCYQQPLAAGDDAPLALSKPEHTAYIIFTSGSTGRPKGVMVGQTAIVNRLLWMQDRYPLSADDVVAQKTPCSFDVSVWEFWWPFIAGAQLVMAEPEAHRDPQAMQQFFARYGVTTTHFVPSMLAAFVASLDADSVAACRTLRRVFCSGEALPTELCREWERLTGAPLHNLYGPTEAAVDVSWYPACGSELAAVTGSSVPIGWPVWNTGLRILDAAMRPVPPGVAGDLYLTGIQLAQGYLGRPDLTASRFIADPFAPGERMYRTGDVARWLTNGAVEYLGRSDDQLKIRGQRIELGEIDRVMSGLPDVAQAVSHACVFNQAAATGGDARQLVGYLVSDSGLPLDTAALKARLAEQLPPHMVPVVLMQLAELPLSANGKLDRKALPLPTLGGERSGRPPEPGMETLVATAFSQLLGCEVNDIDADFFALGGHSLLAMRLAAQLSRQLARQVTPGQVMVASTVGKLSALLAADLSDEQARRLGLDTLLPLRESDGPTLFCFHPASGFAWQFSVLARYLSPRWSITGIQSPRPQGPMASAASLDEVCEHHLRTLLAQQPHGPYYLFGYSLGGTLAQGIAARLRQRGEAVAFLGLLDTWPPETQNWAEKEANGLDPEVLAEIDREREAFLAAQQGQASGELFSAIEGNYADAVRLLTTAHSAKFDGKATLFVAEKTRQAGMDPQVVWGPWVAELEVFSQNCAHVDIISPQAFEAIGPVVREILG, from the coding sequence ATGACCACTCGTTTACCGCTGGTTGCCGCGCAGCCGGGGATCTGGATGGCCGAGCGCCTCTCCACTCTGCCAGGCGCCTGGAGCGTGGCCCACTATGTTGAACTGCGCGGCGCGCTCGACCCGGCGCTGCTGGGTAAGGCGATTGTCGCCGGTCTGCAGCAGGCGGACACCCTCAGCCTGCGCTTTGAGGAAGAGGAGGGGGAAGTCTGGCAGTGGGTGGCGGCCGACCGCACCTTTGGCGAACCGTCGATCATTGACCTGCGTACGGCGCCGGATCCGCATCGCGCCGCCACGGAGCGGATGCAGGCGGACCTGGCGCAGGATCTGCGTGTCGACGGCGGCAACCCGCTGGTGTGCCATCAGCTGCTGCGCGTCGGCGACGACCGCTGGTACTGGTATCAGCGATATCACCACTTGCTGGTGGATGGCTTCAGCTTCCCGGCGATAACCCGGCAGATCGCCGCCATTTACCGCGCCTGGCAGCGTGGGGAAGCCACTCCTGAGTCGCCTTTCACCCCCTTCGCCGAGGTGGTGGACGAGTACCAGCGCTACGCCGGCAGCGAGGCCTGGCAGCGGGATAAAGCCTTCTGGCAGGCTCAGCGCCAGGCGTTACCGGCGCCAGCCTCACTCTCTGCCGCGCCGCTGGGCGGACGCGCCGCCGGGAGCGATATCTGGCGGATGAAGCTGGAGATGAACGCCGACGCCTTCCGCCGTCTGGCTGGCCATGCGCCGCAGTGTCAGCCCGCTGACCTGGCGCTGGCGCTCACCACGCTGTGGCTGGGCCGCCTGTGCAACCGGATGGACTACGCGGCGGGCTTTATCTTTATGCGCCGGATGGGTTCAGCCGCGCTGACCTCGACGGGGCCGGTGCTCAATGTCCTGCCTCTGGCGGTGCATATTGACGCCCAGGAGACGCTGGCAGACCTGGCGATGCGCCTCGCCGCTCAGTTGAAAAAGATGCGCCGCCATCAGCGCTATGACGCCGAACAGATCGTTCGCGACAGCGGTAAAGCGGCAGGGGACGAACCGCTGTTCGGCCCGGTGCTGAACGTCAAAGTCTTTGATTACCAGCTGGATATCGATGGTGTGCAGGCACTGACCCACACCCTCGCCACCGGCCCGGTCAACGATCTCGAGCTGGCGCTGTTCCCGGATGAAACCGGCGGGCTGTCGCTGGAGATCCTCGCCAACAAGGCCCGGTACGATGAAGCCGAGCTCCGTCGCCATGTGGCGAGACTGACCGCGCTGCTGGCGCAGTTCGCCGCCGATCCGGCGCTGCGCTGCGGCGAAGCAGAAATGCTCTCCGCCGATGAGCTGGCCCGGCTGGCGGCGGTCAACGATACCGCTGTGCCGCTGCCTGCCACCACCCTCAGCGCGCTGGTGGCCGACCAGGCGCGGAAGACCCCGGATGCCCCGGCGCTGGCGGACGCCCACTGGCAGTTCAGCTATCGCGAGATGCGTCAGCAGGTGGTGGCGCTCGCGCAGCTGCTGCGTCAGCGCGGCGTGAAGCCGGGCGACAGCGTGGCGGTGGCCCTGCCGCGCTCGGTGTTCCTGACCCTGGCGCTGCATGGCATTGTCGAAGCGGGGGCCGCCTGGCTGCCGCTGGACACCGGCTACCCGGACGACCGCCTGCGGATGATGCTGGAAGACGCCCGGCCGTCGCTGCTGATCACCTCGGCGGATCAACTGGCCCGCTTCAGCGATATTCCGGGGCTGGAAAGCCTCTGCTATCAGCAGCCGCTGGCCGCCGGGGATGACGCGCCGCTGGCGCTGTCAAAACCGGAGCATACCGCCTACATCATCTTTACCTCCGGCTCCACCGGACGGCCGAAAGGGGTGATGGTCGGCCAGACCGCCATCGTCAACCGCCTGCTGTGGATGCAGGATCGCTATCCGTTATCTGCCGACGACGTGGTGGCGCAGAAAACGCCGTGCAGTTTCGACGTGTCGGTGTGGGAGTTCTGGTGGCCGTTTATCGCCGGCGCGCAGCTGGTGATGGCCGAGCCGGAGGCGCACCGCGACCCGCAGGCGATGCAGCAGTTCTTCGCCCGCTACGGCGTGACCACCACCCACTTTGTGCCGTCGATGCTGGCGGCGTTTGTCGCCTCGCTGGATGCCGACAGCGTCGCTGCCTGCCGCACGCTGCGGCGGGTATTCTGCAGCGGCGAAGCGCTGCCGACGGAATTGTGTCGTGAATGGGAGCGCTTAACCGGCGCGCCGCTGCATAACCTGTACGGCCCGACGGAAGCGGCGGTGGACGTCAGCTGGTACCCGGCCTGCGGATCTGAGCTGGCGGCGGTGACCGGCAGCAGCGTGCCGATTGGCTGGCCGGTGTGGAACACCGGGCTGCGCATTCTCGATGCCGCGATGCGCCCGGTGCCGCCGGGGGTGGCGGGGGATCTTTATCTCACCGGCATCCAGCTGGCGCAGGGCTATCTGGGACGTCCGGACCTCACCGCCAGCCGCTTTATCGCCGACCCGTTTGCCCCCGGTGAGCGGATGTATCGCACCGGCGACGTGGCGCGCTGGCTGACGAACGGCGCGGTGGAGTATCTTGGCCGCAGCGACGACCAGCTGAAGATCCGCGGGCAGCGCATCGAGCTTGGCGAGATTGACCGGGTGATGTCGGGCCTGCCGGACGTGGCGCAGGCGGTGAGTCACGCCTGCGTCTTCAATCAGGCGGCGGCGACCGGCGGCGATGCCCGACAGCTGGTGGGCTATCTGGTCTCTGACTCCGGCCTGCCGCTGGATACCGCGGCGCTGAAAGCGCGGCTGGCGGAACAGCTGCCGCCGCATATGGTGCCGGTGGTGCTGATGCAGCTCGCTGAGCTGCCGCTTAGCGCCAACGGCAAACTGGACCGCAAAGCGCTGCCGCTGCCGACCCTCGGCGGGGAGCGCAGCGGCCGGCCGCCGGAGCCCGGGATGGAAACCCTTGTCGCCACGGCCTTCAGCCAGCTGCTGGGCTGCGAGGTGAACGATATCGACGCCGATTTCTTCGCCCTCGGCGGTCATTCTCTGCTGGCGATGCGTCTGGCGGCACAGCTCAGCCGCCAGCTGGCGCGGCAGGTGACCCCGGGGCAGGTGATGGTGGCCTCGACGGTGGGCAAACTGAGCGCGCTGCTGGCTGCCGATCTCAGCGATGAGCAGGCCCGGCGCCTGGGGCTGGATACGCTTCTGCCGCTGCGCGAGAGCGACGGCCCGACGCTGTTCTGCTTCCATCCGGCCTCCGGCTTCGCCTGGCAGTTCAGCGTGCTGGCGCGCTATCTCAGCCCGCGCTGGTCAATAACCGGTATTCAGTCGCCGCGCCCGCAGGGGCCGATGGCCAGCGCCGCCAGCCTCGACGAGGTGTGCGAGCACCATCTGCGCACGCTGCTGGCGCAGCAGCCGCACGGCCCTTATTACCTGTTTGGGTATTCGCTGGGCGGCACCTTAGCCCAGGGGATTGCCGCCCGCTTGCGCCAGCGCGGCGAAGCGGTGGCCTTCCTCGGCCTGCTGGATACCTGGCCGCCGGAGACGCAAAACTGGGCAGAGAAAGAGGCCAACGGGCTGGATCCCGAGGTACTGGCGGAGATCGACCGCGAGCGCGAAGCGTTCCTCGCCGCCCAGCAAGGGCAAGCCTCCGGCGAGCTGTTCAGCGCTATCGAAGGTAACTATGCCGATGCGGTGCGGCTGTTAACCACCGCCCACAGCGCGAAGTTTGACGGCAAGGCGACGCTTTTCGTGGCGGAGAAGACGCGGCAGGCGGGGATGGATCCGCAGGTCGTATGGGGCCCGTGGGTGGCGGAACTGGAGGTGTTCAGCCAGAACTGCGCCCACGTCGACATTATCTCCCCGCAGGCCTTTGAAGCCATCGGCCCGGTGGTCAGGGAGATTCTGGGGTAA
- the fepG gene encoding iron-enterobactin ABC transporter permease, with amino-acid sequence MIAPSRRLIASCLVLMAASLLISLLGLAQGPVPLTIDQVFSALFGDAPRNVAMVVNEWRLPRVLMALLIGAALGVSGAIFQSLTRNPLGSPDVMGFNTGAWSGVLVAMVLFGQNLTAIALAAMAGGVLTSLVVWLLAWRNGIETFRLIIIGIGVRAMLVAFNTWLLLRASLETALSAGLWNAGSLNGLTWGKTWPSAPLILLMLVSSALLVRRMRLLEMGDDTACALGVQVERSRLLLMLVAVVLTAASTALAGPISFIALVAPHIARRLSGTARWGLTQSALCGALLLALADYGAQRLFMPWQLPVGVLTVSLGGIYLIALLIQESRKK; translated from the coding sequence GTGATTGCCCCGTCCCGCCGCCTGATAGCCAGTTGCCTGGTGCTGATGGCCGCCAGCCTGCTGATTTCCCTGCTCGGGCTGGCGCAAGGCCCGGTGCCCCTGACGATTGACCAGGTGTTCTCGGCGCTGTTCGGCGATGCGCCGCGCAACGTCGCGATGGTGGTGAACGAATGGCGGCTGCCGCGGGTGTTAATGGCGCTGCTCATCGGCGCCGCGCTCGGCGTCAGCGGCGCCATTTTCCAGTCGCTGACCCGCAACCCGCTCGGCAGCCCGGACGTGATGGGCTTTAACACCGGCGCCTGGAGCGGCGTGCTGGTGGCGATGGTCCTCTTCGGCCAGAACCTGACGGCGATTGCTCTGGCGGCGATGGCCGGCGGGGTGTTGACCTCGCTGGTGGTCTGGCTGCTGGCCTGGCGCAACGGGATCGAGACCTTCCGCCTGATCATTATCGGCATCGGCGTGCGCGCCATGCTGGTGGCATTCAACACCTGGCTGCTGCTGCGCGCCTCGCTGGAGACCGCCCTTTCTGCGGGCCTGTGGAACGCCGGATCGCTTAACGGCCTGACCTGGGGTAAAACCTGGCCGTCGGCGCCGCTGATCCTGCTGATGCTGGTGAGCAGCGCCCTGCTGGTTCGCCGGATGCGACTGCTGGAGATGGGCGACGATACCGCCTGCGCGCTGGGGGTACAGGTCGAGCGTTCGCGCCTGCTGCTGATGCTGGTGGCGGTGGTGCTCACCGCCGCCTCGACGGCGCTGGCCGGGCCGATCTCATTTATTGCGCTGGTGGCGCCGCATATCGCCCGCCGCCTGAGCGGCACGGCCCGCTGGGGACTGACCCAGTCGGCCCTGTGCGGCGCGCTGCTGCTGGCGCTGGCCGATTACGGCGCCCAGCGGCTGTTTATGCCGTGGCAGCTGCCGGTTGGCGTGTTAACCGTCAGCCTCGGCGGTATTTACCTTATTGCATTGTTGATTCAGGAGTCCCGCAAAAAATGA
- the fepC gene encoding iron-enterobactin ABC transporter ATP-binding protein, with amino-acid sequence MSAVPSRLRGEQLTLAYGNKTIAESLNVTIPDGHFTAIIGPNGCGKSTLLRTLSRLMTPASGHVWLDGAQIQQYASKEVARRIGLLAQNATTPGDITVQELVARGRYPHQPLFTRWRKEDEEAVNKAMRATGISDLALQSVDTLSGGQRQRAWIAMVLAQETAIMLLDEPTTWLDISHQIDLLELLSELNREKGYTLAAVLHDLNQACRYATHLIALRDGKIVAEGAPKEIVTADLIERIYGLRCTIIEDPVAHTPLVVPLGRR; translated from the coding sequence ATGAGTGCTGTCCCCTCCCGTTTGCGCGGCGAGCAGTTAACCCTGGCCTACGGTAACAAGACCATCGCCGAGTCGCTGAACGTGACCATCCCTGACGGCCACTTCACCGCCATTATCGGCCCCAACGGCTGCGGCAAGTCAACGCTGTTGCGCACCCTCAGTCGCCTGATGACGCCGGCCAGCGGCCACGTCTGGCTCGACGGCGCGCAGATCCAGCAGTACGCCAGTAAAGAGGTTGCCCGCCGCATCGGGCTGCTGGCGCAGAATGCCACCACTCCTGGCGATATCACGGTGCAGGAGCTGGTGGCCCGTGGGCGCTATCCGCACCAGCCGCTGTTTACCCGCTGGCGCAAAGAAGATGAAGAAGCGGTGAACAAGGCGATGCGGGCGACCGGGATCAGCGATCTGGCGCTGCAGAGCGTCGATACGCTTTCCGGCGGCCAGCGGCAGCGGGCGTGGATTGCGATGGTGCTGGCCCAGGAAACGGCGATTATGCTGCTGGATGAGCCAACCACCTGGCTGGACATCAGCCATCAGATCGACCTGCTGGAGCTATTGAGTGAGCTGAATCGCGAGAAGGGCTATACCCTGGCGGCGGTGCTGCACGATCTTAACCAGGCCTGCCGCTACGCCACCCACCTGATCGCCCTGCGCGACGGCAAGATCGTCGCCGAGGGGGCGCCGAAGGAGATCGTCACCGCCGATCTGATTGAACGGATTTACGGTCTGCGCTGCACGATCATTGAAGATCCGGTGGCGCATACGCCGCTGGTGGTACCGCTGGGCCGCCGGTAA